GTTGCCATGTCGGCCTCGGCCGTACCTCCGCTGCGAGCCTCGTCGACCAGATCGGCGATCTGCTGATTACTTGCTGCCAACTCCAGGGCTAGCGGGTGTTCGGGGGCCAAACCCATATAAGTAACGCCATAAAGGGTATCAGGACGAGTAGTAAAAACCGTCAAAACCTCATCGCGGCCGTCGAGAGCAAAGCTCAGCTCGACACCCTCAGAGCGTCCGATCCAATTGCGCTGCATATTAAGCACCTGGTCTGGCCAACCCTTAAGGTTATCCAAACCATCAAGCAGCTCGCCAACATAATCGGTAATCCGCAGAAACCATTGCGGTATCTCGCGGCGCTCGACGAGGGCTCCAGAACGCCAACCACGACCATCAATGACCTGCTCGTTGGCGAGCACCGTCTGGTCAACCGGATCCCAGTTGACCGCAGCAGTATCACGATACACCAGACCCTTACGGTAGAGGCGAGTAAACAACCACTGCTCCCAGCGATAGTACTGCGGGTCGCAGGTCGCCAGTTCGCGCTGCCAGTCATAGCCAAAGCCGAGGCGTTGGAGCTGCTCGCGCATGGCCTCGATATTTTCCCTTGTCCATGCCGCAGGGGGAACGCCACGCTCCATTGCGGCATTCTCTGCCGGCAGACCGAAGGCGTCCCAGCCCATGGGCTGGAGCACGTTATACCCTTGCATGCGTTTGTAGCGGCTAACCACGTCGCCGATGGTATAGTTGCGGACATGGCCCATGTGCAGCCGGCCGCTTGGGTATGGGAACATGGACAAACAGTAGTACTTGGGGCGTGAATCGCCCTCAGTGGCACGGAAGGATTCTTTCTCCTGCCAATACTGCTGGGCTTGAGTCTCTATTTTCTGGGGTTGGTACTGCTCTTCCATTGCGCTCGCATTATTGATGTGGATTGATAGCATGACTAATTAGCCCGTCAGAGCCCCTCAAAAAGTCGCTGTGAACCACCCAGCCCTCCAGAGAGAGCCCGATAATCCCTTTAAGGATAACTCAGGGTGAGTTGCAACCGAAGAGCTGAACATAGAAACTGTTCATAGAAGGGGCACGATTAGATCAAGGAGAGGCCAATGAGCAACCCTGAAGCGGAGAATCAAGATCGCCTAAGCCAAGGTTATGAGCTACTACTAGATAGGGTCAGAAAGATATTCGCAGAAGCTGAGGAGCACGTCCCCTCCCTCAGCGAGGCGTTAAGCCATGCCAAACAAGAGTGCATTAACAATGGTGAGTTAACTCACGAAGAGGCTAACCAGGTAGAGCACTATCTGCGCCGAGATGCTGAAGAAGCCGGTGCTTGGCTCGCTCAAAGCAGTGATGATGATCCACATCTAGGTGACTGGCTGCGCATGGATCTGCAAATGCTTGAGAGCTGGCTATGGGAGGCCTTCTCATCCATCGCTGATCGCACCAAACTGGAGTTGCAAGGGTTCACTACCACCGGCGAACCAAGTGTATATCACAGTGGTGAGGTTGCTGGGCCAGGCACCTTGCAGTGCTTCTCCTGCGGCCGCGAACTGAGCTTTTCCCGCCCTGAGGCTATCCCGAAGTGCCCTGGCTGCGATAATGAGGAATTTATTCGCACCGGCTACGGCGATTTTGAAGATTAACCCAAAGTACTTACTTGGCCCTGCCATTATTAGAGCATCTGCATTACAGGGAACCTCTAAAACTTCGCCAGCGCCACTCATCCGCCCCGGTGTGGAGGTCTTGGCGCCAGGGATGGCGCCATGAAGCCTCCAAGGATGGATTCACGGCGTCCTCCACACCGGAGCGGATGAGTGGCGCTGGCGAAGTTTTAGAGGCACCCTACAGGGGCATTTGTTAGCTGCTGTATTCGACATCGCCGGTAAGCGAGATATTTTGATCAGCTGCTATGGTTATGCTGTTGCCCCAAATTTGCACAGAACCCTGGGCAGACACAGCTACTCCGGCTGAATTGGCGCCATTGGCAAAGCTCACCATCCCATTCAAGCTCGAGACATCCAAACTCTCTTGGGCCTGGAGCGAAAATCTTCCTTGATCCACCTGAACTTCAATCCCTTTGCCAGCTGAGCCCAACTCCAGATCATACCCTGCAGTTATAGCCATACCGGCCTTAGCATTAAATTCAACATTGCCACCAGCTGAACAATTTAAGCTCTCGCTTGAGCCTACCACTGCGGATCCCCCAGCTCGAACACTGATATTGGCAGCAGAGTCGAAGCTTGCGCACCCATTGGCCACTTCTAGACGATCATTAGCTGCAACCGCCTCAGACCTCTGGCCTGCAGCGATCTCCTGTGCCTGCGCTTGGCAATCCAGCTCTATAGGCCCTTCGGCACAGGCGAGGCGGACCATATCGGCAGAGCGCGACTGGCCCAGCTTGATATCCAAAAGGCTCGCTAGGCCAGGACTGTGCAGAGATATCCGCGAACCATCAGCTGCACAACTGCCGGCTCCCTCGACCAGTAAACCTTGACCGGTGCGAGTCTGCACACCACCGTCATGACATTTGAAAGGTGGGGCCAACGGCTTTTCCCTTGCCTGCGGCAACACTCCGAGTATTACCGGCAAATCAGGATCGTGATCAAAGCAGGAGACCAAAACGCGGTTTCCCCCGCTCAGCGGTGTATACCACCCGGCACCATGTACTGCCGGGGAGGCAAAAGGCTGAAGGCGCTGCACTGGATCCGATATCGGCGCAAAGCCCTCTTCGGCGACCACTGCCTCCACTCTAGCCATTCCGGCTGCCGCAGTCTGAGCACGCCCTGCGCCGTGCCCAGAGTTGGCTACCTGAGCGCTCATCACCAGAGGGCGCACCTGCGTGGCAGGCAGTTCGGGACGATAACGCAGCAACTTGCTGCCGAGCAGTTCCGGCATGCTCTCTATTTCAACCCAGAACTCCTGACCATTAGAGCCCCGGCGCAGTCGATGACGGGCGGAGACTATCAAATGCCGACCTTCATAACGGCTCACAAAGTCATCTCCGCCGGCAGCTAGATCACTAACGTTGACACAAACACCAGCTCGTAAAGCTGAGCAATATCCCCAAGCAAAAAACCGATACTGCTGCCCAGTGCTACGCTCGGAATAGATGCGCTGCAAGCGTTCTATGTCAAAACCGGCATCTGTGTATCTATGTGCTTTGGCAGCCGAGACAAAGGGTTGTTCTACTAACTTTTCCCGGATGCGGTATCCGGATAAGCCATAACCGTGTTGATGACCAAGCGTATTGCCTGGCGCCACCTTTAACTGGTTATCGCAGGAATTTGGGCGCAATTGCAAGCCAGGTAATGCGCTAGAGTCATCGACAAATATAGGCCTCTCTGTAGGGCCATCTATCCAAGTGTAATAGATACCTTCTCGCGCCAGGATGCGTTGCAAGAGCGCATAATCGCTCTCTGCCGCCTGCAGAATAAAGCCCCGCTGACCAGTCGACGACCCTACACGCCAGTCAAAATCATCCTCGTCGTAACCTACCTTGGCTAGCAATTGAGCAACTAGTTCTCGCTTTTCTATCCGGGAATAGAGTCTTGTCGAGTGGTTCCAGTTGAGTTGATTAATACATGGCTCGATCCGACCTGTAAATCGCCTCTCGCCACTCACCGGACAGTCCCCTGACGACCAGCTGGTAACTACACCAGACACTTCGCGAGGAGCCCAACCGCCATTAGCCCAGCTTAATTTCGCAACATTCCCAACTATGAGATTGGATTGCCATAGGCGTGAGCACTCTCCATCAAGGGGGCCGGAAAAATCAAAACGAAACGGAGCAGAAAGCTTCTCTTCACCATCTATGGCAGTAATTTGCAACACGATACCTGCAACCTCGACCCGTGCCCATATTTTGCTCTGTTCTAAATTATCGCTCATCAGCTTATCCTTAGGAAAAATCAAGGGAATATCCAACGCAGTCGCTTTTGCGACGTGGAGCCTCTAAATACTCCCCAGTAACCATTTTGCTGCCCGGTGTGGACGCCGCGGATCCATCCCTGGAGGCTTCATGGCGCCATCTCTGACACCATGATCACCACATCTGGTGGCCTCCAAGACCCACCCTGGAGGCACCCAACTGCAACTCGATATTCCCGCTTAATTTTCGGTTATCTCGCTAGCCCGCAAGGAGATTTTTTTGGCTTCCAGGGAGATGTTTTCCCCCTCAATCACCACATCACCATCGCCATCAATTCTTATGCCAAAATCGCTGCCTATTGCTATTTTGCCACCCCCATTACTGATGATTTCGATATCCCCATGCGAGCCAACGGCTAAGCATCCCGCCTCAGCAACCACCGTAGCATCACCATGACGAGTTTTAAGCAGCATCCCTTGACCGCTGCTCAAGTTCAGCGACTCTCCTGCATCAATCTGCGCGTTTGCGTTCTCAGCGCTACACCATAAATCGCCCTGTTCGGCACTTAAGCTTAGATTAGCCCCAGCGCTCCATCTTATCTCCCCTTCGTCAACCGCTATAGTCCAATCACCACCCACCTGGGTGGAACAATCGGCTGCAACCTCAACTAGCCGATTGCCGCCACAGGCGATGTTAAAGTTACCGCCACTGTTTATTTCTAGAGCCCCTTGCGCCGAACTTAAGCTTACTCGAGCATCACAATCTTGCCGACCAGCCTCCATGCGCAGCTCACCGGACTTTTGAGCAGCAGTTAAGGAGAGCGACTCAGCACCATCACGATCATCGAATACCAACTCATGACCTGCCGGTGTGCGCAGCACATGTTGGTCTGGATTGGCGGAATTGACCGGCAAAGGTTGATGTTGATTGCCCAGTGCACCGAGCATTATCGGCCTCTCAAGATCGCCATCAAGCCCCGCCACCGCGACCTTTGTATGGGGCAACATTGGCCAATGCCAACCGTAGCTTCTACCACCATAAGGCTGGAGCAAGCGCAGTGGTGGCGTTGCCTGGCCAGGCGGAGAGTCCCCCTGGTCCATAGCCAGACGTGCCCGGTAAGATCCTTCCTCATCAATATAAGCTTGACTAGGGTTAGAGCCTTCAAGCTCGGCTACCATTAGGCCGCTGGCAGCTAATCTGTTCTTGGGCAGATCGGCGTACTCAAGGGCGACAGATAACAGCCTCGCCCGGCAAATATAGCTGGCTCTTTCTTTTCCCGGACCCCCTCGAATAGCTGCCGCCTGATCCCCTTGGTGGTTGGCGCTGATAACAAAATAGGCACTATTTAAAGCGTGGTTAGGATGGTTGTTAATACGAACGATTTGGCCAGGCGTTAACCTGTTCTCGGTATCTATTTCTATGCCGCCGCGTTGGGCATCAAAGGCACGCTGATAGACCTGCGCAAGTTTCTCGTGGGACTCTCTGCCACCGCCACACTCACCAAAGCGCTCCACCTCACCCCATCTACTAGCCGGCTGCGACTGCACAAGGGGGTCAGTTAATGCGCTACTAGCCACGGCCGCCTGCGATTGGGCTGGAAATTGCGGGTCAAAGCCAGCTATTGCAACTTGCCTAGGCTTCAGTTCGGTCCAGCTGCGGAGGCCGAAAATAGTTCCAGGAGACCGCACCTGCCCGCTTTGCGGAACGTAATCGAGCTCCAAACTTGAACTGCTACTTCCCTGTAGAGAGTCACTGATCACCACTTCGGTAAGGCTTTGCCGATGTCTGAGCAACATAAATAGCCCAGCGCGCGAGAGTATCCGCTGGATAAACTCCAAGTCACTCTCCTGGCCCTGGAGCAGAATCGCCTGTTTCTCGTGCGAGCCCTGAACCTCGAGCGACACCGAGGTGTTTGCTGGCAGCAATTCAGTGAGAACCCCGTATGCTGCGTCCGCAGCGCTGATATTGCGCCATACCCGTTGATGGCGAGATAGCTCCAAAAGTGCCAACGGGGAGCGGATTTTTATGACAAGAGAGGTTAAAGCTGTTGGATGGGCAACATCTTCGACTGCGAATATAATACCATGAATGACATGCGGGTTAGGCTCTAGCGACAAAGCCAAGCTGACTGTAGCAGCCATCCAGTTTGAACGATCGAGCAAGTGATCGCTTGAAATGCGCACAGTGTAGCTATAGTCATCTCCTACCTGCTCCACACCCTCAACCGTCTCTACCTCAATGATTTCACTGTCAATTCCAGGCAAACCAATTCTGAACAAGCGATTTGGGTGGCGTTTGGTTAGCAAAGCAAATAATGACGGCTGCAGACTGGCAACCTGCTGTTGAGCCGAAGGGTTAGCTGAAGTAATCCGCTCCATGGATTCCATTGTCCAATTCCTATTCAGTGGTTATTGAAAAGAGCAAAGAGCTTTCTCGCTCCGCGTTGCCCGCAAGCCAGGTTGAGCATCCTAGACGCCACTTATCTGCGCCCATTACCCATGTGTCGCGTTCACCAGGGGCGATTAAAAGCTCGATTTGGGCCTGATTACGCTGTCCTAGATAAAGTCCAACTAATCTTTTTAATGCTTCACCTCTTGCACTGCCCGGGCTTAACTCAACAGCATCAAGGTGTTGTAACGGCCCTATGACTATCTTCGTCATCCCTCCCGCGACAACCGTCTGCCCGCCTAGGCAAAAATCCTCGCCCACTTTAAGGCCAGTGCTACCTCCCAAGCACCCCTGCTCTGTGGGTTCGGCGCTGTCTACTCCGACCCATGTATGAACTCTATCTGATACTGCCACTGCCATTGTTCCACTGACCCTTTGCACGAGGCTCTGCAGGGCATATTTGCCAGACCGGAGTCGGCAATAAAGATCGGGAACAAGCCCCAGTCCATCATGCGACCGTGAAGTAACCGTTAAACTGCGCCAGGAATCTACCCAACCATGAGGATGCGCTATCTGCTCAACATGCCGCCAACAATCGACTAGAACTGAATATACAGAACCGTTGATTAAGTTAAGCAGCGCCCGCAAACTCTCGCCACTGCGATCTTCAGCTGCAGCCCTTTCAATCCAGTAGTGCGGTAAAGGCGAACCACCGCCGGCTAGCGCTAAGACATTGGCCTCAATTATCCAAAGCCCGTCCTCATCTATCCAACAGCGCCTAATCTCACCTGCGGGAAAACTCAGTTCACTGCTAGGCCGGATAACATAGCGCAGCGAATCTTCATCGTTGAAGCTCTCCAGCAGCATAACTGCTTGCCGTAACGAGAAATCATAACCTCTAGAAACGAGTCGCTGCAGGGCTAAAGGCAATTTGTCCATTGCTCTTCCTCACCGCTAGGCTCAAATACCAAAACCAGCTCAACAAATCGATCTAGCGGTGCCCATTCAAGCAAGACGCCGTGAATAAGCTCAGCCAACAGGCAGGCCTCCCCTCTATCTGGAATATGTCTAGTATCGATAGGCATCCTTACCTTGATGCCCTGCTCAATGACACCCTTGCGCCAGCGAGTAGTGCTTTGCCAATCGATATCACCTATTGCCCGCACCGCAACCGGTACTTGGCTGTGAGCAGCGTTGGCAACAGCAAACAGCAAGGTGCGCATAAACTGTTTATCGGCAAGCCTCTCTATGTCGCAGCGCA
This Halorhodospira halochloris DNA region includes the following protein-coding sequences:
- a CDS encoding zinc ribbon-containing protein; this translates as MSNPEAENQDRLSQGYELLLDRVRKIFAEAEEHVPSLSEALSHAKQECINNGELTHEEANQVEHYLRRDAEEAGAWLAQSSDDDPHLGDWLRMDLQMLESWLWEAFSSIADRTKLELQGFTTTGEPSVYHSGEVAGPGTLQCFSCGRELSFSRPEAIPKCPGCDNEEFIRTGYGDFED
- a CDS encoding contractile injection system protein, VgrG/Pvc8 family; the encoded protein is MSDNLEQSKIWARVEVAGIVLQITAIDGEEKLSAPFRFDFSGPLDGECSRLWQSNLIVGNVAKLSWANGGWAPREVSGVVTSWSSGDCPVSGERRFTGRIEPCINQLNWNHSTRLYSRIEKRELVAQLLAKVGYDEDDFDWRVGSSTGQRGFILQAAESDYALLQRILAREGIYYTWIDGPTERPIFVDDSSALPGLQLRPNSCDNQLKVAPGNTLGHQHGYGLSGYRIREKLVEQPFVSAAKAHRYTDAGFDIERLQRIYSERSTGQQYRFFAWGYCSALRAGVCVNVSDLAAGGDDFVSRYEGRHLIVSARHRLRRGSNGQEFWVEIESMPELLGSKLLRYRPELPATQVRPLVMSAQVANSGHGAGRAQTAAAGMARVEAVVAEEGFAPISDPVQRLQPFASPAVHGAGWYTPLSGGNRVLVSCFDHDPDLPVILGVLPQAREKPLAPPFKCHDGGVQTRTGQGLLVEGAGSCAADGSRISLHSPGLASLLDIKLGQSRSADMVRLACAEGPIELDCQAQAQEIAAGQRSEAVAANDRLEVANGCASFDSAANISVRAGGSAVVGSSESLNCSAGGNVEFNAKAGMAITAGYDLELGSAGKGIEVQVDQGRFSLQAQESLDVSSLNGMVSFANGANSAGVAVSAQGSVQIWGNSITIAADQNISLTGDVEYSS
- a CDS encoding type VI secretion system baseplate subunit TssG, which translates into the protein MDKLPLALQRLVSRGYDFSLRQAVMLLESFNDEDSLRYVIRPSSELSFPAGEIRRCWIDEDGLWIIEANVLALAGGGSPLPHYWIERAAAEDRSGESLRALLNLINGSVYSVLVDCWRHVEQIAHPHGWVDSWRSLTVTSRSHDGLGLVPDLYCRLRSGKYALQSLVQRVSGTMAVAVSDRVHTWVGVDSAEPTEQGCLGGSTGLKVGEDFCLGGQTVVAGGMTKIVIGPLQHLDAVELSPGSARGEALKRLVGLYLGQRNQAQIELLIAPGERDTWVMGADKWRLGCSTWLAGNAERESSLLFSITTE
- a CDS encoding type VI secretion system Vgr family protein; protein product: MESMERITSANPSAQQQVASLQPSLFALLTKRHPNRLFRIGLPGIDSEIIEVETVEGVEQVGDDYSYTVRISSDHLLDRSNWMAATVSLALSLEPNPHVIHGIIFAVEDVAHPTALTSLVIKIRSPLALLELSRHQRVWRNISAADAAYGVLTELLPANTSVSLEVQGSHEKQAILLQGQESDLEFIQRILSRAGLFMLLRHRQSLTEVVISDSLQGSSSSSLELDYVPQSGQVRSPGTIFGLRSWTELKPRQVAIAGFDPQFPAQSQAAVASSALTDPLVQSQPASRWGEVERFGECGGGRESHEKLAQVYQRAFDAQRGGIEIDTENRLTPGQIVRINNHPNHALNSAYFVISANHQGDQAAAIRGGPGKERASYICRARLLSVALEYADLPKNRLAASGLMVAELEGSNPSQAYIDEEGSYRARLAMDQGDSPPGQATPPLRLLQPYGGRSYGWHWPMLPHTKVAVAGLDGDLERPIMLGALGNQHQPLPVNSANPDQHVLRTPAGHELVFDDRDGAESLSLTAAQKSGELRMEAGRQDCDARVSLSSAQGALEINSGGNFNIACGGNRLVEVAADCSTQVGGDWTIAVDEGEIRWSAGANLSLSAEQGDLWCSAENANAQIDAGESLNLSSGQGMLLKTRHGDATVVAEAGCLAVGSHGDIEIISNGGGKIAIGSDFGIRIDGDGDVVIEGENISLEAKKISLRASEITEN